A section of the Deltaproteobacteria bacterium genome encodes:
- a CDS encoding PAS domain S-box protein produces MKRPSDDRETQVSRLIGFGEFSSRKSYYPELTRKIEELERQREEIRRLKNYLDNVIDSMPSALVGIDIDGRVTFLNRQALNRSGLNIQTAVSLPLDQVFPDFGSILEHIRQSLSLGQAWRERLVSRFEDGESRHEEVMVYPLIAEEIEGAVIRVDDVTERIRVEEMVIQAEKMLSVGGLAAGMAHEIKNPLSIILQNAQVMRSRLGRGPARNQIEAEACGTTLEAIETYMDRRGIFKMIEAVVDAGRRASRIIESMLSFSRKYGSGRTECDVRDLLDESVDLASKDYDLKKHYDFRYIEIDRDYDSDLPKAMCDPGKLQQVFLNILKNGAEAMAEKHGGGPKAGSKFQLRLRRERGRIRVEIEDNGPGMDETVRKRIFEPFFTTKEVGRGTGLGLSVSYFIVTEDHGGTLEVDSAPGMGTRFVIRLPLGRDRAESHGYHGGLSCT; encoded by the coding sequence ATGAAGAGGCCCTCTGACGACCGGGAGACCCAGGTCTCCCGTCTGATAGGATTCGGAGAGTTTTCCTCCCGGAAAAGCTACTATCCGGAACTGACCAGAAAAATTGAGGAATTGGAGCGACAGCGGGAGGAGATCCGCCGGCTCAAGAATTATCTGGACAACGTGATCGACTCCATGCCTTCGGCCCTGGTCGGTATCGATATCGACGGCCGGGTGACCTTCCTGAACCGGCAGGCCCTGAACCGGTCCGGTCTGAACATTCAGACGGCCGTATCCCTGCCCTTGGACCAGGTCTTTCCCGACTTCGGTTCGATTCTGGAGCACATTCGACAGAGCCTGAGCCTGGGGCAGGCCTGGCGGGAACGGTTGGTCTCCAGATTCGAAGACGGAGAATCGCGGCATGAGGAGGTCATGGTCTATCCACTGATCGCCGAGGAGATCGAAGGGGCGGTCATTCGGGTAGACGATGTCACCGAGCGGATCCGGGTCGAGGAGATGGTCATCCAGGCTGAGAAGATGCTCTCTGTTGGAGGTCTGGCCGCAGGTATGGCCCATGAGATCAAGAATCCCCTGAGCATCATCCTTCAGAATGCCCAGGTCATGAGATCCAGGCTGGGCAGGGGACCGGCCAGGAACCAGATCGAGGCCGAGGCCTGCGGAACGACCCTGGAGGCCATCGAGACCTACATGGATCGGCGGGGAATCTTCAAGATGATCGAGGCCGTGGTCGATGCCGGACGAAGGGCTTCCCGGATCATCGAGAGTATGTTGTCCTTTAGCCGCAAATACGGATCAGGCCGGACGGAGTGCGACGTTCGGGATTTGCTTGACGAGAGCGTCGATCTGGCATCCAAGGATTACGATTTGAAGAAACATTACGATTTCAGGTATATCGAGATCGATCGGGATTACGATTCCGATCTACCGAAGGCCATGTGCGATCCGGGAAAACTCCAGCAGGTCTTCCTCAACATCCTCAAGAACGGGGCCGAGGCCATGGCTGAAAAGCATGGAGGAGGCCCCAAGGCCGGGTCGAAATTCCAGCTCAGGCTTCGTCGCGAGCGAGGACGGATTCGGGTTGAGATAGAGGATAATGGGCCGGGCATGGACGAAACGGTCCGCAAACGGATCTTTGAGCCCTTTTTCACGACCAAGGAGGTCGGACGGGGCACCGGGCTCGGCCTGTCGGTCTCCTATTTCATCGTCACCGAAGAC